DNA sequence from the Oncorhynchus clarkii lewisi isolate Uvic-CL-2024 chromosome 9, UVic_Ocla_1.0, whole genome shotgun sequence genome:
TGCGTGTTcaaaggtatttttaaaattattaaaaaggttaaaaaaataataattataaaaaGTTTGATCAATCATGATAAATTTATACAATTGTGTTTGATTTGACAAATTCATTTGTAGTGATCAATTATCAATAACTGATATTTAATAAATTAGTACAATTTAAtggttttatatttatttttagtAATGGGTTTGAAATTTCATTTATACATTTTCATAACGAATTAAATGATGGCTTTTTTATTTGAATGAAACAAATATTTCTAACCTGGTTTGTcagttgataaagaaataggtcACCTAGGTCAACAAAATATACAATTTCTTTGTAGCTAACATtgacatatttatatatttctacaTATACGCAACCACTGATTTGCCACCTCTTCTGCCTTTCTATTAGGAATTGAGTAAAGAGCGCAAAGAGCTGATTCTCAAGCTGGTGTCTGGCTTGTTAGATGGAGCGACGGACACCAACATGCTGCCCGGAGAAGGGGTGTCCCCTGTGGATCTAGAGGAGCCCCTGGAGTCTCGACTCGAGGAGAGGGCCGCCTACAACAGGCTATCACAGCTGCCGCAGCGCGACCGCAAAGCCCCCTGTAAAAACTTCTTCTGGAAAACCTTCACCTCCTGCTAATAGTGATACCCAGTCAGCCCCGCTATGCTCCGGTTGACCCGCAAAACAACACAATCTGACCCAGACCCAACATGAACTGTGGTAGACCTGAGCTGTACATATCATCCACCCAGTTTGAAGATCGCTCTCAATGACCTTTGAGACACTGACAGTCTGTTTTAAATATTGATGATTTATTTCTCAatttatgtatgtatttatttattttagatgATCCAAAAACAATAAAGCATGGTTATGGTGAAAAGTCTCTTTTTTTCTTTGTTCACATTACATGGGCAACTGACCAAATTtccatagaaatgtgagttatagatctgtcattctcattaaaagcaagtctaagaagttgtagatctgttctatgtgtgatATTTCTATGTTTCCGGtgcttaagtttagtttttgaaTATTTAACTTTCTGTTTTGTACGCCAGCATCAAACAGCTGaaaacaaaatatttttgcttatggaaaacacatttcacagcggtctgacaaggtaaaaatctgtcgttctgccggaGCAaagcagttcacccactgttccacGGGCAccgaagatgtggatgtcgattaaggcagccccccgcacctctctgattcagaggggttaggtTAAATAGATGTGTATAGATTGATAGCGATATGGCTTAATCTCTTGGTGAAGGATTGTGCCAATGAATGCCAGTGCCAATTAATTATATTTGTGTGGACAGGTATGTTTGAGATCTCTTTACATTTTCTGGTCTTGTCAAAGATACACATAAATTCCTATTTGTTTGTCCAAAACAACAACGCCACTTGCTGAGCATAGCTTACCCTTTCTGCCAAGCTTAATTTGTTAGCTCTTTATCTGCAAAACATATCCTAAAGAACACTAGTATTGATCAAATATCattaacaaatatattttttatttgtcaacTAATATTTTAACAATTTGTAAGTGATATTTACAGGATCTACAATTGACCTACAGTTAAGATAGAGTTTACAGATAAACCTTTTCTTTAATGATTTTTACAAATATTTTGGCCAAGAATAGATATGTTTGTAAAATGTGTATGTTTTCTTCAAAATGTGAagccttgcttacatttgttttCTAACCCTATCATGCATTCATAATTTGCAAAAGGGACATCATATCTAGTCTCGTCCATCAGCCGGAACGCTCTCTCTGA
Encoded proteins:
- the LOC139417290 gene encoding cortistatin, yielding MQLLVILASLMGVLYSVRAAAVLPVEERSPLLNRELSKERKELILKLVSGLLDGATDTNMLPGEGVSPVDLEEPLESRLEERAAYNRLSQLPQRDRKAPCKNFFWKTFTSC